TCAAGGGCGGCGGCGAAGATGTCCACATCCGGGTGGTCTCCGTGCACTTTCGATACGCCTTCGGGCGCTGCGATGATACAGACCAGTGAAACTTTCTTGCCTCCCCGTGCCTTCACCAGGCTTATGGCAGCCGAGGCCGAGCCGCCTGTGGCCAGCATGGGGTCGAGAATGAGAATATCCCGTTCGCTGATGTCGCCCGGAAGCTTGCAGTAATATTCCACAGGCATCAGCGTTTCCGGGTCGCGGTACAGCCCGATGTGCCCGACCTTGGCGTTTGGTACGAGCTGGAGAATGCCGTCCACCATTCCAAGACCCGCCCGGAGAACGGGAACGACGGCCAGTTTTTTACCTTCCAGGGCATAGGCGTCGGCAAGGGCGAGGGGGGTTTCGACCTGTATCTTGACCAAGGGAAGATTTCTTGTAATCTCATACACCATGAGCCCCGCAATTTCCTGGACCAGTTCCCGGAATTCCTTCACCGAGGTGTTCTTGTCCCTGATGATGCTGACCTTGTGCTGCACGAGGGGGTGATCGAATATGACCGTTTTGCCCTTGTCCGAGAGGCAGCAGCTCGGGCAGATTTTCTGCTCGTAATCGGCGATCTTGCTCAGGCGCC
Above is a window of Aminivibrio sp. DNA encoding:
- the upp gene encoding uracil phosphoribosyltransferase, giving the protein MKIAIGADHAAFPLKRILVSHLREKGSEEILDMGTDTDSLPCDYPDIALKVGEMVAQRKADRGVLLCGTGVGMSIAANKIPGVYAAHCHDVETASMSRRHNNSNVLTMGARILSPEKAVEILDVWLSTEFEGERHSRRLSKIADYEQKICPSCCLSDKGKTVIFDHPLVQHKVSIIRDKNTSVKEFRELVQEIAGLMVYEITRNLPLVKIQVETPLALADAYALEGKKLAVVPVLRAGLGMVDGILQLVPNAKVGHIGLYRDPETLMPVEYYCKLPGDISERDILILDPMLATGGSASAAISLVKARGGKKVSLVCIIAAPEGVSKVHGDHPDVDIFAAALDSHLNDHGYIVPGLGDAGDRLFGTK